The genomic window CTCTAATGAGAATGTGGAAACTTAAGCTTAGCATCATGAGGAATAGCTCCTAATTGTCTTTGATATGGAAGCATCTCCAATATTTAATACAGATACacttgattttaattttaattttaaaccacTAGAGGAGGGGAAAGACAAGTCAGTTTGTTGTACATGATCTAATGGCCTCCCTCTGAAGTGACCTGTGCCCCAGCCAGTTTCTTCAATGCTCCCTTGACATCCTTGTTCCTAAGGGTATAGATTGTGGGATTAAGCATGGGGGTGACAATGTTACCAAAGATTTGAACAGGAGTGACTAGCACTTCACTCAGAGATGGCTGGGTGTAGATGAGGGCACAGGGTCCAAAAAACAGAGTGACAACAGAGAGGTGGGATACACAGGTGGATGCTGCTTTGCGCCTGCCCTCAGCTGAATGCATCTTCAGGATAGCAATGACAATGCGGATGTAGGAAGCCAAAATCAGGAGGAAACATATCATACCTACAAGACCTATATTGGTAAAGCTCACTGTCTCAATGATAAGGGTATTGCCACAGGCTAACTTGACCACAGGAAAGATGTCACAGAAGAAGTAATCCACTACATTGGAACCACAGTAGGGCAGTTGGAAAGTTAGTGTGGTAAGGACAGTGGCATGGAAGGAAGCGATGAACCAGGTTGCAGCAGCCAGAAGAGTACATACTCGGCGGTTCATGATGATGGTGTAACGTAATGGATGGCAGATGGCAGCaaatctgtcataggccatcacAGTATACAGAAAGCACTCTGTACTGCCCAAGAAATGATAGAAGAAGACTTGGGAAATACAGCCACCCAAAGAAATGACTTGATTCCTCACAAGAAGGTTTGCCAACGTCTTGGGAGTACTGACTGAGGAGAAGCCAATATCTAGAACAGATAAATTACACAGGAAGAAATACATAGGAGTGTGGAGACGGGAATCAGACATCACCGCCACAAGGATCAGAAGGTTCCCCAGCAGGGTACAAAGGTAGAAGATCAAGAAGACAACAAAGAGCACTTGTTCCTGCCCTTCTGTGTGTGGGATGCCAAGCAGGATGAATTCAGTCACTACAGTGTGGTTCTTTATCTCCATAGACATCAGATTTGTTCCTATACAagggatattaaaaaaatgaacagtgAGCAAATGAATCAAGATTCTCAAGTCCCTGAAGCTACCTCTTTCTGGATTTTCCTTCTATCTAATATGGGAGAGTTTAGTAGATGAGCAGAGAAAGTATACAAGGAAAGAGAGGTTGCTATTCCcagatagagatgaagaaactcgGTACCAAACCTCCGCAAATCAGCCcagaaagacaaaaaggagaaatTTGCTTCCGGATAGGGTCATCTTTCGTACTAACACTTGAGAAGATTATGGGCAAAAATTAGGGAACTGCAATGTTCTTAGCACCAGGAAACTAGCCATTGGCCTAGAACTATGGGATTTGCCCAGTCTGATTTGCAGGCACTAGAGTCATTTGACCGGAGATTCTGCTAGTTCAAAAGATCTCaaccaaaaaattcaaaatcttaacTGATAGACTGGAAAGTGAGTTGTCCCTGTCACAATCACAAATAAATCCATACATTGAAGAGGCAGATTTTCAAATCAGGGAATATCTGAGAAATGCAACTCTTAGAGAGTTTGCCAATTTGAAAAacacaaatcaggacttgatttattatttgataATTGTCTTGActtaagaaatgagaaacaaaatatttataatgcaaAGGAAAGTTAGTTATTAAACAATTACTAGAACATCTCTGGAGCTAAGTAatatagctattattatccctattttagagattaggaaatgggttcagaaaaCTAAAGATCCTCACTCAAaatcacatgactagtaagtgtcaaaagcagaaactacccacagttctttccttactccaggtccatGTCTCTTTCCATAACAACATTCTGCCCCTCACACAAAGATGGGATTAAGAGCTTCAACAGATATCAGTGTTAAGTACACACAGACATGCATAAATGCACTACTAGCTTTCTCCCAGCTACTTAGAGCACTGAAAAGAAGCATAAAGACATACCTGCATTAAGGAAGTGTCTTCTTGGAAAACACAGTTAATATTTCAGTAGGGGGACCTCAAGTCTCAAGTGGACCTTACTTTCATTGTGAACAAACCAAACAAGCTAAAGGTACAAAAATCAGCCAGCCAATTAAATACAGTATCGGTATCAAggggaagagtggtaaggggctaggaaattgcatttaagtgactttgccTAGGTCTGAGGCCTGTTTTGAATCCAGGGCcccccatttccaggcctggctctctatccactcagccacctacctgcccccagtaATTTCTTCTGAATTCCTTCTCAGCTATTTACAGTAATACTCCTCTCCCTCAAACCCACAAACACCCATTAACTCATTAACAATATAGCATTAGTAGAAACATGACTGAATGAGGTTATATAGCACCTGGATTTGACACTTGActgctattcattcatttatttccaaCTTTGGAagttagtttcatcatctgtaaataaGGGGTTTGGGACTTAACTTccaattcccttccagctctaaatgctaTAATTCTGTGATCCCTGACAATGGCATATTAGCATCTACAACAATTATCTGGTCAAAGCCAGTGATCCCTTGCCTACTAAATAAATGGAATAGTTTGTGTTTAAATCAACCTCCCTCCCAGTGATATCTCTGGAGCCATTAAAACTGGTTAAGACAGTCTTctaatttattctatttctatAGTCCAGACTACCTCACCACTAAGTAAAAAACAGTGAGTACTGACTCACAAAATTCTCAAATCAATAATGACTTACATCTGCCAGACACAATTGCTTACCAGATTTCTACCAGATGTATTTAATTGTAATACTGGCTATAGTTGGACCAGATCTGCCTGGTTCTACTGAGTCAGAAAGGCTTTACATACCAGTTCATTGACAGACTCAATGTCTGACATTTTAGATCCATCCATGACAGTTGGCCATGAGacattttttttacaataatTGCAATTTATGAAGATCagaaagaaaaggacagaaaGTGTGTGGAAGGGGATATAAagaaatagacagaaagacaatgaagacagaggaaggagagggattCTCATTAGAcacttggatttgaacccatataaTGGGTGC from Monodelphis domestica isolate mMonDom1 chromosome 4, mMonDom1.pri, whole genome shotgun sequence includes these protein-coding regions:
- the LOC100030141 gene encoding olfactory receptor 958-like; the encoded protein is MEIKNHTVVTEFILLGIPHTEGQEQVLFVVFLIFYLCTLLGNLLILVAVMSDSRLHTPMYFFLCNLSVLDIGFSSVSTPKTLANLLVRNQVISLGGCISQVFFYHFLGSTECFLYTVMAYDRFAAICHPLRYTIIMNRRVCTLLAAATWFIASFHATVLTTLTFQLPYCGSNVVDYFFCDIFPVVKLACGNTLIIETVSFTNIGLVGMICFLLILASYIRIVIAILKMHSAEGRRKAASTCVSHLSVVTLFFGPCALIYTQPSLSEVLVTPVQIFGNIVTPMLNPTIYTLRNKDVKGALKKLAGAQVTSEGGH